Proteins encoded together in one Synechococcus sp. BL107 window:
- the yvcK gene encoding gluconeogenesis factor YvcK family protein, with the protein MTRSQRAVRWLQPGLVVKRWVLTSGLGLLMALIGGAVWADLKPIYWILETLSWLLGALTTILPREFTGPLVVLVGVALVLWGQSRSFGSIQQALAPDKDTVLIDALRAKSRLNRGPNIVAIGGGTGLSTLLSGLKRYSSHITAIVTVADDGGSSGVLRRELGVLPPGDIRNCLAALSTEEPLLTRLFQYRFSAGSGLEGHSFGNLFLSALTAITGNLETAITASSRVLAVQGQVVPATNVDVRLWAELENGQRIEGESNIGRAPSPIVRLGCVPERPPALPRALEAIANADLIVLGPGSLYTSLLPNLLVPELVSAIQRSRTPRLYICNLMTQPGETDGLDVRGHLRAIEAQLASLGLSQRLFTAVLAQDDLPSSALIKHYQSRGAEPVLCDSIGLKRDGYDITQAPLQGIRPTSTLRHDPRSLALAVMRFYRKHKGESSQN; encoded by the coding sequence ATGACGCGTTCCCAGCGCGCCGTGCGCTGGTTACAACCTGGCTTGGTGGTGAAGCGTTGGGTTCTCACCTCTGGCCTGGGCTTACTGATGGCCTTAATCGGTGGTGCCGTTTGGGCCGACCTCAAACCGATTTATTGGATTCTTGAAACCCTGAGCTGGCTCCTGGGAGCACTCACCACCATCCTTCCAAGAGAGTTCACTGGGCCCTTGGTGGTGCTTGTGGGCGTTGCCCTCGTTTTATGGGGACAAAGCCGAAGCTTCGGCTCGATTCAACAGGCCTTAGCCCCCGACAAAGACACGGTGCTCATTGATGCACTACGAGCCAAAAGCCGCTTAAACCGTGGCCCAAACATCGTTGCCATCGGTGGAGGCACCGGTTTATCGACCTTGTTGAGCGGCCTAAAGCGATATAGCAGCCACATCACTGCCATCGTCACAGTGGCTGATGACGGAGGCAGTAGCGGTGTTTTGAGGCGTGAACTGGGCGTCTTACCTCCCGGCGACATCCGCAACTGCCTCGCAGCTCTTTCTACGGAAGAACCTCTACTAACCCGTCTTTTTCAGTACCGGTTCTCCGCTGGAAGCGGACTTGAGGGCCACAGCTTCGGCAACCTCTTCCTGTCAGCGCTGACGGCCATTACCGGCAATCTGGAAACAGCGATCACCGCATCCAGTCGCGTCTTAGCCGTGCAAGGCCAGGTGGTGCCAGCCACCAACGTCGACGTACGTCTGTGGGCAGAACTCGAAAACGGTCAACGCATCGAAGGCGAAAGCAACATTGGTCGTGCCCCCAGTCCAATCGTGAGGCTGGGTTGTGTCCCAGAGCGCCCCCCAGCCCTCCCCCGAGCCCTAGAAGCCATTGCCAACGCAGACTTAATTGTGTTGGGCCCGGGGAGTCTTTACACCTCGCTGCTTCCAAATTTGCTAGTGCCAGAATTGGTTTCAGCGATCCAACGCAGCCGCACCCCTCGGCTCTACATCTGCAACTTGATGACTCAGCCGGGAGAAACGGATGGCCTTGATGTGCGCGGTCATCTCCGGGCGATCGAAGCCCAACTCGCCAGCCTTGGTCTTAGTCAACGTCTTTTTACTGCCGTTCTCGCCCAGGACGATCTACCCAGCTCAGCCCTGATCAAGCATTACCAATCCCGTGGAGCCGAACCGGTGCTCTGCGATTCCATAGGTCTTAAAAGAGATGGCTACGACATCACCCAAGCCCCTCTCCAAGGGATACGTCCTACCTCAACATTGCGCCATGACCCTCGCAGCCTTGCCTTAGCTGTTATGCGCTTTTACCGAAAGCACAAAGGAGAGTCATCCCAAAATTAG
- a CDS encoding NAD(P)H-quinone oxidoreductase subunit J, with translation MSDSAPTNPASEESSSAVATLEPGPVSQWLNTQGFDHDVLEPDHVGVEQIGVESAVLPIIAAAIKSHGFDYLQCQGGYDEGPGERLVCFYHFIAMAEQVEAMTAGLPHELREVRLKVFLSREGTPSLPSIYGLFRGADWQERETFDMYGIEFEGHPHPKRLLMPEDWKGWPLRKDYVQPDFYEMQDAF, from the coding sequence ATGAGTGATTCAGCTCCAACCAATCCCGCTTCAGAGGAGTCATCGTCGGCGGTAGCGACTCTCGAACCTGGTCCGGTCAGCCAATGGTTAAACACTCAGGGCTTCGATCACGACGTTCTCGAACCCGACCATGTTGGGGTCGAACAGATTGGTGTTGAGTCGGCCGTGTTGCCGATCATTGCTGCCGCGATTAAAAGCCATGGTTTTGATTATCTGCAGTGCCAAGGCGGTTACGACGAAGGGCCTGGAGAAAGGCTCGTTTGCTTCTATCACTTCATTGCCATGGCCGAGCAAGTGGAAGCGATGACCGCAGGTCTGCCCCACGAGCTACGCGAAGTGCGCCTCAAAGTGTTCCTCAGCAGGGAAGGAACGCCATCATTGCCGTCGATTTATGGATTGTTTCGGGGTGCTGATTGGCAAGAGCGTGAAACCTTCGATATGTACGGAATCGAGTTTGAAGGCCATCCCCATCCCAAGCGTTTGTTAATGCCGGAAGATTGGAAAGGTTGGCCACTTCGAAAAGATTATGTTCAGCCCGACTTTTATGAAATGCAGGATGCTTTTTAA
- a CDS encoding NADH dehydrogenase subunit K: MPESPSISAVRDLREATCGPIGTPAVTNELSENIILTSLDDLHNWARLSSLWPLLYGTACCFIEFAALLGSRFDFDRFGLVPRSSPRQADLLIVAGTVTMKMAPALVRLYEQMPEPKYVIAMGACTITGGMFSADSTTAVRGVDKLIPVDLYLPGCPPRPEAIFDAVIKLRKKVGDESLAERSKHQQTHRYFTVTHQMKAVEPQVTGAYLRAESQQAALAAAPAGQTLATDAAVLNPAPEMVQP; encoded by the coding sequence ATGCCTGAATCACCATCCATTTCCGCTGTACGCGATCTTCGGGAGGCCACCTGTGGCCCCATTGGTACTCCAGCGGTGACCAATGAGCTGAGTGAAAACATCATCCTCACCAGTCTTGATGATCTCCACAATTGGGCTCGGCTCAGCAGCCTCTGGCCTCTGCTTTATGGAACTGCTTGCTGTTTCATCGAATTTGCGGCCTTGCTTGGCTCAAGATTCGACTTCGATCGATTTGGTTTGGTGCCGCGCAGTTCGCCCCGTCAAGCGGATTTATTAATCGTCGCTGGAACGGTCACGATGAAGATGGCTCCTGCACTTGTTCGTCTCTACGAGCAAATGCCAGAGCCGAAGTACGTGATCGCCATGGGTGCATGCACAATCACAGGTGGCATGTTCAGCGCGGATTCCACGACAGCTGTCCGTGGCGTTGACAAGTTGATTCCAGTTGACCTCTATCTCCCCGGTTGTCCTCCCCGTCCGGAAGCCATTTTTGATGCCGTAATCAAACTGCGTAAAAAGGTTGGCGATGAGTCTTTGGCAGAACGGAGTAAGCATCAACAGACTCATCGTTACTTCACGGTGACCCATCAGATGAAAGCTGTAGAACCTCAAGTCACCGGCGCATACTTGCGCGCTGAAAGTCAGCAAGCAGCATTGGCGGCAGCCCCAGCAGGGCAGACTTTGGCCACGGATGCAGCTGTTTTAAACCCTGCTCCTGAAATGGTTCAGCCATGA
- a CDS encoding NAD(P)H-quinone oxidoreductase subunit 3: MFALPGYDAFLGFLLIAAAVPVLALVTNKLLAPKSRAGERQLTYESGMEPIGGAWIQFNIRYYMFALVFVIFDVETVFLYPWAVAFHRLGLLAFIEALIFIAILLVALAYAWRKGALEWS, encoded by the coding sequence ATGTTCGCCCTGCCCGGCTATGACGCCTTTCTAGGGTTTCTGCTGATTGCGGCTGCTGTTCCGGTGCTGGCGCTGGTCACCAACAAGCTTCTGGCCCCCAAAAGTCGTGCTGGTGAGCGTCAACTCACCTACGAATCAGGCATGGAGCCGATTGGTGGTGCATGGATTCAGTTCAATATTCGCTATTACATGTTTGCGCTGGTCTTCGTCATTTTCGATGTTGAAACAGTGTTTCTTTATCCATGGGCTGTGGCTTTCCATCGGCTCGGTTTGTTGGCGTTCATCGAAGCGCTCATTTTTATTGCCATCCTGTTGGTAGCCCTTGCCTACGCCTGGCGTAAAGGCGCCCTCGAGTGGAGCTGA
- a CDS encoding rubredoxin, with protein sequence MQPSSRAVSDELESVEQSKPVAEAAESPVEAAVSHELESVEQSEPAAEAAESPVEAAAETDPRTHRFECRSCGYVYDPEEGVKKVGIDAGTAFSDLDPLSFRCPVCRSKVAAFRDIGPRTKASGFEENLNYGLGVNRMTPGQKNVLIFGSLALGFAFFLSLYSLR encoded by the coding sequence GTGCAGCCCAGCAGTAGAGCGGTGAGCGACGAACTTGAGTCCGTCGAACAGAGCAAACCTGTCGCTGAAGCGGCCGAATCACCTGTGGAAGCAGCTGTGAGCCACGAACTTGAGTCCGTCGAGCAAAGCGAACCTGCCGCTGAAGCGGCCGAATCGCCTGTGGAAGCAGCGGCTGAAACCGACCCAAGAACCCACCGATTTGAATGCCGCAGCTGCGGCTACGTCTACGACCCGGAAGAAGGGGTCAAAAAAGTGGGCATTGATGCGGGCACAGCGTTCAGCGATCTCGATCCCCTCAGTTTTCGTTGTCCCGTTTGTCGCAGCAAAGTTGCTGCGTTTCGAGATATTGGTCCTCGCACGAAAGCCAGTGGTTTTGAGGAAAACCTCAATTACGGTCTCGGCGTTAACCGCATGACCCCCGGCCAGAAGAACGTGCTGATCTTTGGAAGCCTTGCCTTGGGCTTTGCCTTCTTCCTCTCTCTTTATTCCCTGCGCTGA
- a CDS encoding photosynthesis system II assembly factor Ycf48, protein MNRLLSSAVNLVLVVVLGVGLSGCVSTRVPTADTSPWQAIDLETQANPLDVSFTDPNHGFLVGSNRMIRETDDGGSHWNDRSLDLPDEENFRLISIDFEGQEGWIAGQPGLLMHSTDGGQNWTRLFLDTKLPGEPYLITALGKDTAELATNVGAVYKTNDGGESWEASVTDAAGAVRDLRRSSNGSYVSVSGLGNFYATWEPGETVWKVHQRVSSQRLQSIGYQPDGNLWMVARGAQIRLNDGDGNVEEWSKAIIPITNGYGYMDLAWDDDGGIWAGGGNGTLLVSHDGGDSWETDPVGDQQPSNFTRFVFDDDHAFVLGERGNLLRWVGNAV, encoded by the coding sequence ATGAATCGACTGCTGTCATCCGCCGTCAATCTTGTCCTTGTCGTTGTACTCGGCGTTGGCCTGAGTGGATGCGTATCCACTCGCGTTCCAACAGCCGACACTAGCCCTTGGCAAGCGATCGATCTGGAAACCCAGGCGAATCCCCTTGATGTGTCGTTCACCGATCCAAACCATGGATTCCTGGTTGGAAGCAACCGGATGATTCGGGAAACTGACGATGGCGGTTCCCATTGGAACGATCGCAGTCTTGATTTACCTGATGAAGAAAACTTCAGGTTGATCAGCATCGATTTTGAAGGGCAGGAAGGCTGGATTGCCGGGCAACCTGGCTTGCTGATGCACAGCACCGACGGTGGGCAAAATTGGACCCGTCTTTTCCTTGACACCAAGCTTCCTGGGGAGCCCTACCTAATTACAGCTCTGGGCAAGGACACCGCCGAACTGGCGACGAATGTGGGAGCTGTTTACAAAACCAACGATGGCGGAGAGAGCTGGGAAGCCAGCGTGACCGACGCTGCTGGTGCGGTGCGTGATCTACGCCGAAGCAGCAACGGCAGCTATGTGAGCGTGAGTGGTCTTGGCAATTTCTACGCCACTTGGGAGCCAGGAGAGACGGTTTGGAAAGTCCATCAGCGCGTGAGCAGCCAACGCCTGCAGAGCATCGGCTATCAACCCGATGGGAATCTCTGGATGGTGGCCCGCGGCGCACAGATTCGTCTCAACGACGGCGACGGCAACGTTGAGGAGTGGAGCAAGGCGATTATTCCGATCACCAATGGCTATGGCTACATGGACCTGGCTTGGGATGACGACGGTGGCATTTGGGCTGGCGGTGGTAATGGCACCCTCCTGGTAAGCCATGACGGTGGCGACAGCTGGGAGACCGATCCCGTTGGCGACCAGCAACCCAGCAACTTCACACGCTTCGTCTTTGACGACGACCATGCCTTCGTCTTGGGAGAGCGCGGCAATCTGCTGCGCTGGGTCGGCAACGCTGTGTAA
- the psbE gene encoding cytochrome b559 subunit alpha yields the protein MAAGSTGERPFFEIITSIRYWVIHAVTLPSIFLAGFLFVNTGLAYDAFGTPRPDAYFQATDTKAPVVSQRYEGKSQLDVRLK from the coding sequence ATGGCCGCAGGCTCTACCGGGGAACGCCCGTTCTTCGAAATCATCACCAGCATCCGTTATTGGGTGATTCACGCAGTGACGCTGCCGTCAATCTTCCTTGCCGGTTTCCTCTTCGTCAACACAGGCCTTGCCTACGACGCATTTGGAACACCTCGTCCTGATGCTTACTTCCAAGCCACAGACACCAAAGCTCCTGTCGTCAGCCAGCGCTACGAAGGAAAATCTCAACTTGACGTTCGCCTGAAATAA
- the psbF gene encoding cytochrome b559 subunit beta → MSQTPMATTPRNYPIFTVRWLALHTLGIPTVFFLGALAAMQFIRR, encoded by the coding sequence ATGTCACAAACTCCAATGGCTACAACGCCGCGCAATTACCCGATCTTCACGGTGCGCTGGCTCGCTTTACACACACTTGGCATTCCCACTGTGTTTTTCCTCGGCGCTCTTGCCGCGATGCAGTTCATCCGCCGCTGA
- a CDS encoding photosystem II reaction center protein L: protein MERNTNPNNLPVELNRTSLYLGLLFVFVTGVLMSSYFFN, encoded by the coding sequence ATGGAACGCAACACCAACCCCAACAATCTTCCGGTCGAACTCAACCGCACCAGCTTGTACCTGGGGTTGTTATTTGTTTTTGTCACGGGAGTTCTGATGTCCAGCTACTTCTTCAACTAA
- a CDS encoding photosystem II reaction center protein J, with protein MSSKKSLYPDGRIPDRLPDGRPAVAWRSRWTEGVLPLWLVATAGGMAVFFVVGLFFFGAYTGVGSA; from the coding sequence ATGAGCAGTAAGAAATCTCTCTATCCAGACGGTCGAATTCCAGATCGTTTACCCGACGGACGTCCTGCAGTCGCTTGGCGCTCCCGCTGGACTGAAGGTGTTTTGCCACTTTGGCTTGTTGCCACGGCTGGTGGCATGGCAGTATTTTTTGTCGTCGGCTTGTTCTTTTTCGGGGCCTACACCGGAGTTGGTTCCGCCTGA
- a CDS encoding NAD-dependent epimerase, which translates to MTRTVLVTGAAGFIGAALSQRLLQQGDRVVGVDNLNTYYDPALKQARLRQIEAVAQEGNWRFEPLALEDGEALMELFSAEQPQVVVNLAAQAGVRYSLENPAAYIQSNLVGFGHILEGCRHHGVGNLVYASSSSVYGGNRNLPFDERQPVNHPVSLYAASKKANELMAHTYSHLYGLSATGLRFFTVYGPWGRPDMAPMLFARAILAGEPIKVFNHGKMQRDFTYIDDIVEGVMRCCDKPATTNPDFDPLQPDPATAAAPHRVFNIGNSQPTELLRFIEVMEQALGCEAIKNFQPMQLGDVVATAANTSALEDWVGFRPSMPIEVGVDRFAQWYRSFYSV; encoded by the coding sequence ATGACACGCACTGTTTTGGTTACCGGTGCGGCGGGCTTTATTGGTGCCGCTCTGTCCCAGCGCCTTCTTCAACAGGGCGACCGCGTGGTGGGTGTCGACAATCTCAACACCTATTACGACCCAGCTTTGAAGCAGGCGCGTCTGCGCCAGATCGAGGCAGTCGCCCAAGAAGGCAACTGGCGGTTTGAGCCCCTTGCTCTTGAAGATGGTGAAGCTCTGATGGAGTTGTTTTCAGCTGAACAGCCCCAAGTGGTGGTGAATTTGGCGGCCCAAGCTGGGGTGCGCTATTCGCTTGAAAATCCTGCTGCTTACATCCAAAGCAATCTCGTGGGATTTGGCCACATTCTTGAGGGTTGTCGTCATCACGGCGTGGGCAATTTGGTGTATGCCTCCAGTAGTTCGGTGTATGGCGGTAACCGCAACCTGCCTTTTGATGAACGCCAGCCGGTGAACCACCCGGTGAGTCTCTATGCCGCCAGCAAAAAGGCCAATGAGTTGATGGCGCACACCTACAGCCATTTGTATGGTCTTTCAGCAACCGGCTTGCGCTTTTTCACTGTGTATGGCCCTTGGGGGCGACCTGATATGGCTCCGATGTTGTTTGCCCGGGCAATCTTGGCGGGTGAACCGATCAAGGTGTTCAACCACGGCAAAATGCAGCGCGATTTCACCTATATCGACGACATTGTCGAAGGGGTGATGCGCTGCTGTGATAAGCCCGCCACGACCAATCCTGATTTCGATCCTCTTCAACCTGATCCTGCAACGGCAGCAGCACCGCATCGAGTGTTCAATATTGGAAACAGCCAACCCACTGAGTTGTTGCGCTTCATCGAGGTGATGGAGCAAGCACTGGGGTGTGAAGCCATTAAAAATTTCCAGCCAATGCAGCTTGGGGATGTGGTGGCCACAGCAGCGAATACCTCTGCCCTTGAAGACTGGGTCGGCTTTCGTCCCTCGATGCCGATTGAGGTTGGAGTCGACCGTTTTGCCCAGTGGTATCGATCTTTTTACAGCGTTTAA
- a CDS encoding nucleotide sugar dehydrogenase — MKVQRICCIGAGYVGGPTMAVIADRCPAIQVTVVDLNQARIDAWNDSDLTKLPVYEPGLDAVVARARGRNLQFSTAVEESIASADMVFISVNTPTKTKGLGAGQASDLRWVEACARQVATAATGHTVVVEKSTLPVRTAAAIKTILEAAQEEGSSRSFSVLSNPEFLAEGTAIGDLEAPDRVLIGGEETASIDALAEIYGHWVAPEKILRTNLWSSELSKLTANAFLAQRISSINSIAAFCEASGADVREVARAIGFDSRIGPKFLNAGPGFGGSCFQKDILNLVYLCRHFGLPEVADYWESVVTLNTWQQHRIARLVVQQLFGTVTGKRLAILGFAFKADTNDTREAPAIRIARDLLEEGAQLSIHDPKVVEAQISRDLQLEPASETDTLSGTGSWTPATSIEAAVRGADAVLVLTEWQDYRHLNWSDLAALMRRPAWVFDARAVVEPAAVQAAGLRLWRVGDGES; from the coding sequence GTGAAGGTTCAACGCATCTGCTGTATTGGTGCTGGCTATGTCGGTGGTCCGACCATGGCGGTCATTGCTGACCGCTGCCCTGCGATTCAAGTGACGGTGGTGGATCTCAACCAGGCTCGGATTGATGCTTGGAATGATTCAGATCTCACCAAGCTGCCGGTGTATGAACCTGGGCTCGATGCGGTGGTAGCCAGAGCGCGCGGTCGGAACTTGCAGTTCTCGACGGCTGTCGAGGAGTCGATTGCCTCCGCCGATATGGTGTTCATTTCAGTGAACACGCCCACCAAGACCAAAGGGCTTGGTGCTGGTCAGGCCAGCGACTTGCGCTGGGTGGAAGCCTGTGCTCGTCAGGTGGCAACGGCGGCGACAGGCCACACGGTTGTTGTTGAAAAAAGCACCCTTCCGGTGCGTACGGCGGCTGCGATCAAAACGATCTTGGAGGCAGCTCAAGAGGAGGGCTCGTCGCGCAGCTTCTCGGTGTTATCGAATCCTGAGTTTTTGGCCGAAGGGACTGCAATTGGCGATTTGGAAGCCCCGGACCGTGTGCTGATTGGTGGGGAAGAGACCGCGTCTATCGATGCGTTGGCCGAGATTTATGGCCATTGGGTTGCTCCGGAAAAAATCCTGCGAACCAACCTCTGGAGTAGTGAACTCTCCAAGCTCACGGCCAATGCTTTTTTGGCTCAGCGCATCAGCTCGATCAATTCGATTGCTGCGTTTTGCGAGGCCAGCGGCGCTGATGTCCGAGAAGTTGCTCGGGCGATCGGGTTCGACAGCCGGATTGGTCCAAAGTTTTTGAATGCTGGCCCAGGTTTTGGTGGGAGTTGCTTTCAAAAAGACATCCTCAACTTGGTGTATCTCTGTCGTCATTTCGGCCTTCCCGAAGTCGCCGACTATTGGGAAAGTGTGGTGACGTTGAACACATGGCAACAACACCGCATTGCCCGTCTTGTGGTGCAACAGCTGTTTGGCACTGTGACGGGCAAACGGTTGGCGATTTTGGGGTTTGCCTTTAAGGCAGACACCAACGACACCCGCGAAGCGCCGGCGATCCGCATCGCTCGCGACCTACTTGAGGAGGGGGCTCAGCTTTCGATTCACGATCCCAAGGTGGTTGAGGCACAGATCAGCCGTGACTTGCAGTTGGAACCAGCTTCCGAAACTGATACTTTGAGTGGAACGGGTAGTTGGACACCAGCCACCTCGATCGAAGCGGCGGTTCGAGGTGCTGATGCCGTTTTGGTTCTCACGGAATGGCAGGACTATCGCCATCTGAACTGGTCTGATCTTGCAGCATTGATGCGACGGCCGGCTTGGGTGTTTGATGCCCGGGCTGTGGTCGAACCAGCGGCAGTGCAAGCGGCTGGACTCCGGCTGTGGCGTGTTGGTGACGGCGAGAGTTGA
- a CDS encoding UDP-glucuronic acid decarboxylase family protein: protein MRIHLVTGGAGFLGSHLIDRLMDAGEEVICLDNYFTGRKCNIDRWIGHPRFELIRHDVTEPIKIEVDRIWHLACPASPIHYQFNPVKTAKTSFIGTYNMLGLARRVGARLLLASTSEVYGDPEIHPQPESYRGSVNPIGIRSCYDEGKRIAETLCFDYQRMNAVEVRVARIFNTYGPRMLIDDGRVVSNFIVQALRGEPLTIYGDGSQSRSFCYVSDLVDGLMRLMGGEHTGPMNLGNPDEFTIRELADQVRQRINPALPLIEKPLPSDDPRQRQPDIGFAKGALGWEPTVSLEQGLGPTIDSFRNLLALPGDAAA from the coding sequence ATGCGGATTCATTTAGTCACCGGTGGAGCTGGCTTTCTTGGCTCTCATCTGATTGATCGGTTGATGGACGCCGGTGAAGAGGTGATTTGTCTCGACAATTACTTCACTGGCCGTAAGTGCAACATCGATCGCTGGATCGGTCACCCGCGCTTCGAGTTGATTCGCCACGACGTCACCGAGCCAATCAAGATTGAGGTGGATCGCATCTGGCATTTAGCTTGCCCCGCCTCCCCGATTCACTACCAGTTCAATCCGGTTAAAACCGCAAAAACCAGCTTTATTGGCACCTACAACATGCTTGGCCTAGCCAGGCGGGTTGGGGCGCGTTTGCTCCTGGCGAGCACCAGTGAGGTGTATGGCGATCCTGAGATTCATCCACAGCCGGAGAGCTATCGCGGCTCGGTGAATCCGATTGGGATTCGCAGCTGCTACGACGAGGGGAAGCGCATCGCTGAAACCCTTTGCTTCGATTACCAGCGGATGAATGCTGTTGAGGTGCGTGTGGCGCGCATTTTCAACACCTACGGGCCTCGGATGTTGATCGATGACGGCAGGGTTGTGAGCAATTTCATTGTTCAGGCCCTCCGCGGTGAGCCCCTCACCATTTATGGCGATGGTTCCCAGAGTCGCTCGTTTTGTTATGTGAGTGATTTGGTGGACGGCTTGATGCGGCTCATGGGCGGCGAGCACACCGGTCCGATGAATCTGGGCAATCCCGACGAATTCACGATTCGGGAGTTGGCCGATCAGGTGCGGCAACGCATCAACCCTGCTCTGCCGTTGATTGAAAAGCCTTTGCCTTCAGACGATCCTCGTCAACGTCAGCCCGATATTGGTTTTGCCAAGGGCGCCTTGGGCTGGGAGCCGACTGTGTCACTGGAGCAAGGCCTTGGCCCCACCATCGACTCCTTCCGTAATCTCCTTGCACTTCCAGGGGACGCAGCAGCGTGA
- the hisS gene encoding histidine--tRNA ligase: MTQLQSLRGMVDLLPQALQRWQAVEAEARAHFQRSGFGEIRTPLMEPTDLFCRGIGEATDVVGKEMYTFNDRGERSCTLRPEGTASVVRSALQHGLLTQGPQKLWYAGPMFRYERPQAGRQRQFHQIGVEWLGASNARSDVEVIALAWDFLASLGVGGLELQLNSLGSADDRKGYRTALVAWLEQIAEQLDEDSRARLSTNPLRILDSKNKATQALLESAPTLIDALSSESRTRFDLVQQGLTTLGIPFCLNPRLVRGLDYYCHTAFEITSDQLGAQATVCGGGRYDGLVSQLGGADTPAVGWALGLERLLLVLEAAAKADPVGRAAQVVTAPKPDAYLVNRGAQAEGAALALARALRSQGLTVELDSSGAAFGKQFKRADRCGARFALVLGDEEAGRGEVLIKPLLEKGDEATWAIDAISAMVDVLQSR, from the coding sequence GTGACGCAGCTGCAGAGCCTGAGGGGGATGGTGGATTTGCTGCCGCAGGCGTTGCAGCGCTGGCAGGCCGTGGAAGCAGAGGCCCGCGCTCACTTTCAACGCTCTGGCTTTGGAGAGATCCGCACGCCGCTGATGGAACCCACGGATCTGTTTTGCCGTGGCATTGGTGAGGCCACCGACGTCGTTGGCAAAGAGATGTACACCTTCAATGATCGTGGCGAGCGTTCATGCACATTGCGTCCTGAGGGGACGGCATCGGTGGTGCGTTCTGCGTTGCAACATGGCTTGCTCACCCAGGGCCCACAGAAACTTTGGTACGCCGGGCCGATGTTTCGCTACGAACGTCCTCAGGCAGGGCGGCAACGACAATTTCATCAAATTGGTGTGGAGTGGCTTGGGGCTTCTAACGCGCGCTCCGATGTGGAGGTGATCGCTCTCGCCTGGGATTTTTTGGCGTCGTTGGGGGTGGGTGGTTTGGAATTGCAACTGAATAGCCTTGGATCAGCAGACGATCGCAAGGGCTATCGCACGGCTCTTGTGGCCTGGCTTGAGCAGATAGCGGAGCAGTTGGATGAGGATTCCCGCGCCCGTTTGTCCACGAACCCATTACGCATTTTGGATTCCAAAAACAAGGCGACTCAAGCGTTATTGGAATCAGCTCCAACGTTGATCGATGCCTTGAGCTCTGAAAGTCGAACTCGATTTGATCTGGTGCAGCAGGGGCTGACCACCCTTGGGATTCCGTTTTGTCTGAATCCTCGCTTGGTGCGTGGTTTGGACTACTACTGCCACACCGCGTTTGAGATCACGAGTGATCAGCTCGGTGCTCAGGCCACGGTGTGTGGCGGAGGCCGTTACGACGGTTTGGTGAGTCAATTGGGGGGTGCGGACACCCCTGCTGTGGGGTGGGCCCTCGGCTTAGAACGCCTGTTGCTGGTGCTGGAGGCAGCTGCAAAAGCCGATCCCGTTGGTCGGGCTGCCCAGGTTGTCACTGCACCAAAGCCGGATGCCTATCTGGTGAATCGGGGTGCGCAGGCTGAGGGAGCGGCGCTTGCTTTGGCACGCGCCTTGCGATCGCAGGGATTGACCGTGGAGCTCGACAGCAGTGGGGCTGCTTTTGGAAAACAGTTCAAAAGGGCGGACCGTTGCGGTGCGCGGTTTGCCCTCGTGCTGGGCGATGAGGAGGCGGGGCGCGGTGAGGTGTTGATCAAACCTCTTCTTGAGAAAGGAGACGAAGCTACCTGGGCAATTGATGCCATTTCCGCGATGGTAGATGTCTTGCAGAGCCGCTAA